In Treponema denticola, one genomic interval encodes:
- a CDS encoding class I SAM-dependent methyltransferase, whose amino-acid sequence MEKQALLNQWLHEQETAHIKGWDFSHIRGRYKEEDDLPWDFGKIIKSYLSDTDYLLDMETGGGEFLLSFMANAKHTAAIEGYEPNIKICEERLLPLGINFKACDGGDILPFEDNYFDIITNRHGKYNVNEIKRTLKKGGVFLTQQVGAENDRDLVELLIGNIDIPFPEAYLNIARQEFTDNGFDIIEEAEVYRPIEFYDVGALVWFARIIDWEFPGFEVEKYQKNLFKAQEILEKEGVIKGRIHRYYFAAAAL is encoded by the coding sequence ATGGAAAAACAAGCACTTTTAAATCAATGGCTGCATGAGCAAGAAACAGCTCATATTAAAGGTTGGGATTTCTCTCATATTAGAGGAAGGTATAAAGAAGAGGACGATCTTCCATGGGATTTTGGAAAAATCATAAAATCTTATCTGAGTGATACCGATTATTTATTGGATATGGAAACAGGCGGCGGAGAATTTCTTTTATCTTTTATGGCCAATGCTAAACACACTGCTGCAATTGAAGGCTATGAACCAAACATCAAAATATGTGAAGAAAGACTTCTTCCTTTAGGGATAAATTTTAAAGCATGTGACGGCGGAGATATCCTTCCTTTTGAAGATAATTACTTTGACATTATTACTAACAGACACGGTAAATACAATGTAAATGAGATTAAAAGAACTCTTAAAAAAGGAGGAGTATTTCTTACACAGCAAGTAGGTGCTGAAAATGACAGAGACCTGGTAGAGCTTTTAATTGGCAATATTGACATTCCGTTTCCGGAAGCTTATTTGAATATTGCAAGGCAGGAGTTTACCGATAACGGATTTGATATTATAGAAGAAGCTGAAGTCTATAGGCCGATAGAGTTTTATGACGTAGGTGCACTTGTCTGGTTTGCGAGAATCATTGATTGGGAATTTCCCGGTTTTGAAGTGGAGAAATATCAGAAGAACCTTTTTAAAGCGCAGGAAATTCTTGAGAAAGAAGGTGTAATTAAGGGAAGGATTCATAGATATTATTTTGCGGCAGCTGCATTATGA
- a CDS encoding BtrH N-terminal domain-containing protein, which yields MKLNIKPFIGQHCESTATGTLLNQLGAELSEPMLFGLGEGLGFIIWKMKSMNIPFIGGRIKPDLLTQNIVKNLGLRLDVKETSSKSKAWKSVKELLDKGKAVGLKLDCYHLEYFTNPIHFAGHYVAIIGYDDKNAFLVDTAQQGCEVSSSLKSLELARNAKGSMSSKNLFYVIEKDNKPIPIKKAVMTAIHNNAAIYLNPPIKNLTYKGIYRASEEIIKWFDSSKTIEEDFGMTAMLMEKAGTGGALFRNLYRDFLKEAYTLTNNDNIKTAYISFVTIAKNWSEVIVLLKKTSEIKERKYILKASEKMKEISVKEKEVMQLLANA from the coding sequence ATGAAATTAAATATTAAACCTTTTATAGGACAGCATTGCGAATCAACCGCAACAGGAACTCTTCTAAATCAGCTTGGAGCAGAATTGAGCGAACCTATGCTATTCGGACTTGGAGAAGGACTGGGATTTATTATATGGAAAATGAAATCTATGAATATACCTTTTATAGGAGGAAGAATTAAACCTGATTTATTAACACAAAATATAGTAAAAAATCTGGGATTAAGACTTGATGTCAAGGAAACATCTTCAAAAAGTAAAGCTTGGAAATCTGTAAAAGAATTATTGGATAAAGGAAAAGCAGTCGGCTTAAAATTAGATTGTTATCATTTAGAATACTTTACAAATCCAATTCACTTTGCAGGGCATTATGTTGCCATAATCGGTTATGATGATAAAAATGCATTCTTAGTTGATACTGCTCAGCAAGGATGTGAAGTGAGCAGTTCGCTAAAGAGTTTAGAACTAGCACGAAATGCAAAAGGCTCTATGTCATCAAAAAACTTGTTTTATGTAATTGAAAAAGATAATAAACCGATACCTATCAAAAAAGCCGTAATGACAGCCATACACAATAATGCAGCAATATATTTAAATCCTCCGATAAAGAATTTAACATATAAGGGAATTTACCGGGCAAGCGAAGAGATCATCAAATGGTTTGACAGTTCAAAAACTATTGAAGAAGATTTTGGAATGACTGCCATGCTCATGGAAAAGGCGGGAACAGGAGGCGCTCTATTTAGAAATTTATATCGTGATTTTCTAAAAGAAGCATACACCTTAACAAACAATGATAATATTAAAACAGCTTACATATCATTTGTAACAATTGCTAAAAATTGGTCGGAAGTTATTGTATTATTAAAAAAAACATCTGAAATCAAAGAAAGGAAATATATTTTGAAAGCCTCAGAAAAGATGAAAGAGATTTCAGTAAAAGAAAAAGAAGTAATGCAGTTATTAGCAAATGCATAA
- a CDS encoding PadR family transcriptional regulator, translating into MKTSLTEELILGILAEHSAHGYNIEKIIEMRGMRKWTDIGFSSIYYVLDKLEKKGLAFSKRTRGKEKKEFSITKQGLNVLKEETKKRIEERMPSNTHFMTGLANSSILNNAETLQSLIKRKIQLEQDLADLKEKINKENSPSLPATRLFHLSEKLILSELEWLNKEIGELKK; encoded by the coding sequence ATGAAAACATCATTAACGGAAGAATTAATATTAGGAATTCTTGCAGAGCATTCAGCGCATGGATACAATATTGAGAAAATTATTGAAATGCGAGGTATGAGAAAGTGGACTGATATAGGTTTTTCATCAATATATTATGTACTGGATAAACTTGAGAAGAAAGGCTTGGCTTTCAGTAAAAGAACCAGAGGAAAAGAGAAAAAGGAATTTTCAATAACAAAACAGGGCTTAAATGTATTAAAAGAGGAAACAAAAAAACGCATTGAAGAACGAATGCCGTCAAATACTCATTTTATGACAGGACTGGCAAATAGCTCTATATTAAATAATGCCGAAACCTTGCAATCATTAATTAAAAGAAAAATACAATTAGAACAGGATTTAGCAGATCTTAAAGAAAAGATAAATAAAGAAAACTCACCCTCTCTTCCTGCTACACGATTATTTCATTTAAGTGAAAAGTTAATTTTATCGGAACTTGAATGGTTAAATAAAGAAATAGGAGAACTGAAAAAATGA
- a CDS encoding HipA domain-containing protein → MNCMCCGKPIKDNNESSGWHKTCIKKFFTTTVIPEIEITDSVLEELAKESTNKGYTIPGVQKKLSLHLSKEVYPRLTVVNYPTGYILKPQVKEFRALPEAEHIVMSMADKAKIRTVPHALVKSKDSYAYITKRIDRVFSKDSNVKLIAMEDFCQLDLRLTQDKYKGSCERCGNIIKKYSSRSGLDMTELFYRLVFSFIVGNSDMHLKNFSLIESEYGSGEYHLSPAYDLLPVNVIMPEDKEEFALPINGKKRNIHRKDFLIFAAGCGIAKLAAEKMIEQLISMVPIFIDMCRNSLMPQDMKEAFIELVDKRVSVLR, encoded by the coding sequence ATGAACTGTATGTGTTGCGGAAAGCCGATAAAAGACAATAATGAAAGTAGCGGCTGGCATAAAACATGTATAAAAAAATTTTTCACAACAACCGTTATTCCGGAAATTGAAATAACAGACTCAGTGCTGGAAGAACTTGCAAAAGAAAGCACCAATAAAGGCTATACTATTCCGGGTGTTCAGAAAAAACTTTCATTACATCTTTCAAAGGAAGTTTATCCCAGATTGACTGTTGTGAATTACCCGACGGGATATATTTTAAAACCTCAAGTAAAAGAATTTCGTGCATTGCCGGAGGCTGAACATATTGTTATGTCTATGGCAGATAAAGCTAAGATTAGAACCGTTCCTCACGCTCTTGTAAAAAGCAAAGACTCTTATGCGTATATTACAAAAAGAATCGATCGTGTTTTTTCAAAAGATTCCAATGTAAAGCTGATTGCTATGGAAGATTTTTGTCAGCTTGATTTAAGATTGACTCAAGATAAATATAAAGGCTCTTGCGAACGGTGCGGAAATATAATTAAAAAGTATTCATCCCGTTCAGGCCTTGATATGACTGAACTATTTTATCGGCTGGTATTTTCGTTTATTGTTGGAAATTCCGATATGCATTTAAAGAATTTTTCCTTGATTGAATCGGAATATGGTTCAGGAGAATATCATCTTTCCCCTGCGTATGATTTGCTTCCGGTAAATGTAATTATGCCTGAAGACAAGGAAGAATTTGCTCTGCCGATAAATGGGAAAAAAAGAAATATTCATCGTAAAGATTTTCTTATCTTTGCAGCCGGTTGTGGAATAGCAAAACTTGCAGCGGAGAAAATGATTGAACAATTAATATCTATGGTGCCTATATTCATTGACATGTGCCGTAATTCTCTAATGCCTCAAGATATGAAAGAAGCCTTTATAGAATTAGTCGATAAAAGAGTATCTGTTCTAAGGTAG
- a CDS encoding HipA N-terminal domain-containing protein, whose protein sequence is MKNIFRTADVYVYNNFAGKLSETDEGYSFSYDKTYIKASNHPVSLTLSIREEPYKSKTLFSFFDGLIPEGWLLDIVSRNWKIDTKDRFALLLVACKDPIGNVSIREEKI, encoded by the coding sequence ATGAAAAACATATTCAGAACTGCGGATGTCTATGTATATAATAACTTTGCCGGAAAACTGAGCGAGACTGATGAAGGATATTCTTTTTCTTACGATAAAACCTATATCAAGGCAAGTAACCATCCGGTTTCATTGACACTTTCGATACGTGAAGAACCTTATAAATCAAAAACATTATTTTCTTTTTTTGACGGACTGATTCCTGAAGGCTGGCTTCTTGATATTGTAAGCCGTAATTGGAAGATAGATACCAAGGACAGATTTGCATTGCTTTTAGTTGCTTGTAAAGACCCTATCGGAAATGTCAGTATCAGAGAGGAAAAGATATGA
- a CDS encoding helix-turn-helix transcriptional regulator encodes MNRIAEFIKTSRKSAGLTQEDFAMRAGLGLRFVRELEQGKETVRMDKVNVALAMFGMEAVPGKKEGVTSATK; translated from the coding sequence ATGAATAGGATAGCGGAATTCATTAAGACCAGCAGAAAATCTGCCGGTTTGACACAAGAAGATTTTGCGATGAGAGCCGGTCTTGGACTTCGCTTTGTCCGTGAATTGGAGCAAGGAAAAGAAACCGTACGCATGGATAAAGTGAATGTTGCACTGGCGATGTTCGGTATGGAGGCCGTCCCGGGAAAAAAGGAAGGTGTAACTTCGGCAACCAAATAA
- a CDS encoding ATP-binding protein, with amino-acid sequence MFIGREKELSYLNEFYQKPGVGMTVIYGRRRIGKSTLISEFVKDKKVIFYTATKVGKERNLELFSKQVTDVFLAGIQDISFRTIRLYGMVRLFA; translated from the coding sequence ATGTTCATTGGAAGAGAAAAAGAATTATCATATCTAAATGAATTTTATCAAAAACCCGGAGTCGGAATGACTGTTATATACGGGCGCAGACGTATCGGTAAATCTACCCTTATTTCGGAATTTGTGAAAGATAAAAAGGTAATTTTTTATACAGCAACCAAAGTGGGCAAAGAAAGAAATCTGGAGTTATTCTCAAAACAGGTAACGGATGTATTTTTAGCAGGCATTCAAGATATAAGCTTTCGTACAATCAGGTTATACGGAATGGTTCGACTCTTTGCATGA
- a CDS encoding transglutaminase-like domain-containing protein, translating into MPTKYMDMNQYLQETAMLDFSNPDIQKLIEVKHWKEQNKFDCLKAIYNFVRDDIAFGYNTDDGISASKVLKDGYGQCNTKGTLFMALLRACEIPCRVHGFTIDKQLQKGVMSGFVYKNAPKNIFHSWVEVYFEDKWYELEAFILDQKYLSKLQKQFATCNGSFCGYGVAVKDFRHPIIDFDRNNTYIQSEGITQDFGVWDSPDELLKHHHQEMSGIKAFAYKHLGRHLMNCNVKKIRAGATL; encoded by the coding sequence ATGCCGACAAAATATATGGATATGAATCAATACTTGCAAGAAACTGCAATGCTGGATTTTTCAAATCCGGACATTCAAAAATTAATAGAAGTGAAACATTGGAAGGAACAAAATAAATTTGACTGCCTTAAAGCTATTTATAACTTTGTAAGAGATGATATCGCATTCGGGTATAATACAGATGACGGTATCAGCGCATCTAAAGTTCTTAAGGACGGATACGGTCAATGCAATACAAAAGGAACACTCTTCATGGCTTTGTTGCGTGCCTGCGAAATTCCTTGTCGAGTTCATGGTTTTACCATAGACAAACAATTACAGAAAGGAGTAATGAGCGGATTTGTTTATAAAAATGCACCGAAGAATATATTTCACAGTTGGGTTGAAGTATATTTTGAAGATAAGTGGTATGAACTTGAAGCCTTTATACTGGACCAAAAGTATTTATCAAAGCTGCAAAAACAATTTGCAACCTGCAACGGTTCTTTCTGCGGTTATGGTGTTGCGGTAAAAGATTTCCGGCATCCGATAATTGATTTTGACAGGAACAACACGTACATACAAAGCGAAGGAATTACTCAGGATTTTGGAGTATGGGATTCTCCGGATGAATTGTTGAAACATCATCATCAGGAAATGTCAGGAATAAAAGCCTTTGCTTACAAACATTTAGGAAGGCATTTGATGAACTGCAATGTAAAGAAAATAAGAGCGGGAGCTACTCTCTGA
- a CDS encoding ankyrin repeat domain-containing protein: MAKKRITLPKNFDELITAGDVEALKAVYDKCKLTAHNGRYSLNTALHFGGVPDELVIWLVEQGLDVNTPDYYGRTPLYKHATLGRDTVKLLYELGGDIQKPDTYGSTPLHTAAGFFRPKIVSFLIEKGADVNAKDDMGRTPLAETLAVCRNINIAQAAEIAEMLIKAGAEVTTEMAERVEIIGKDFEFHRENFNKDYLAETEAGLEKLYALFDVKPAPKRKTHDGVSPIIVKTGSWREQYDELWEKLIPSSGAAKTVQGEIIRITGRVQDELFRNGGVNWDKDYRNMLNSLPNYFASGTPLSEEELKETKELISSIRANGEDEEVITERLRELSVLWVLLNPTLILLGKTNYNR, encoded by the coding sequence ATGGCAAAGAAAAGAATTACCTTACCTAAAAATTTTGATGAACTGATTACAGCAGGAGATGTTGAAGCTCTTAAAGCCGTCTATGATAAATGTAAGCTTACCGCTCATAACGGCAGATACAGCCTCAATACGGCACTTCATTTTGGAGGTGTTCCTGATGAGCTTGTTATCTGGTTAGTAGAACAGGGTTTAGATGTAAATACTCCTGATTATTATGGGCGTACACCATTATATAAACATGCCACTCTGGGGAGAGATACTGTAAAACTGCTGTATGAATTAGGAGGAGATATACAAAAACCTGATACATATGGGAGTACACCTCTGCATACGGCAGCAGGTTTTTTCCGACCTAAGATAGTAAGTTTTTTGATTGAAAAAGGTGCAGATGTTAATGCAAAAGATGATATGGGACGAACTCCGCTAGCCGAAACCCTTGCTGTTTGCAGAAATATTAATATTGCACAGGCGGCAGAAATTGCAGAAATGTTAATAAAGGCAGGTGCTGAGGTAACGACTGAAATGGCGGAAAGAGTTGAAATAATCGGTAAGGATTTTGAATTTCACAGAGAAAACTTTAATAAAGATTACTTGGCTGAAACAGAAGCAGGGCTTGAGAAACTCTATGCACTGTTTGATGTAAAGCCTGCTCCAAAACGCAAGACACATGACGGCGTTTCTCCCATTATTGTAAAGACGGGTTCTTGGAGAGAACAATACGATGAACTTTGGGAGAAGCTGATTCCTTCAAGCGGAGCTGCAAAAACAGTACAGGGAGAAATTATCCGTATAACAGGCAGGGTGCAGGATGAGCTATTTAGAAACGGCGGAGTAAACTGGGATAAAGATTATAGAAATATGCTTAATTCTCTGCCAAATTATTTTGCTTCAGGCACACCGCTTTCTGAGGAAGAACTGAAAGAGACCAAAGAGCTGATTTCAAGCATACGTGCAAACGGTGAGGATGAAGAAGTTATAACAGAGCGTTTGCGTGAACTTTCGGTTCTCTGGGTATTGTTAAATCCTACTCTTATTCTTTTAGGCAAAACAAATTATAACAGATGA
- a CDS encoding DUF2262 domain-containing protein, translating to MELIEYIRLRNKMTQKEWEDSFEKKEKEIIVLRHEGGGGSLRNGFWDWAAYFLAYVDCETGELHKEEGRIVFPVTDKENLPYQFEDETIYKLKVRAKLPEEVPNGALPAKKHFLVVEVLEKNAACKELEEILAEYKKTIILQDDILGELIYDKQIKSFQGSIIWQDRKINITLDVDKDNKGEITKAKKALKTMVSEQAKWDADLRSFAAKKLTKLACEWAESDDETSEITEESFAKRISLNSICMTSGGSFSAYFDDDDLFFGHCITVCGSLKKGIMSADMEG from the coding sequence ATGGAATTAATTGAATACATACGGCTAAGAAATAAAATGACACAAAAAGAATGGGAAGACTCTTTTGAGAAAAAGGAAAAAGAGATTATTGTTCTAAGACACGAAGGCGGCGGCGGAAGTTTGAGAAACGGTTTTTGGGACTGGGCTGCTTATTTCTTAGCTTATGTGGACTGTGAAACAGGTGAACTGCATAAAGAAGAAGGGCGTATAGTATTTCCTGTCACAGATAAAGAAAATTTGCCATATCAATTTGAAGACGAAACTATTTACAAATTAAAGGTGCGTGCAAAGCTTCCTGAGGAAGTTCCAAACGGTGCACTACCGGCAAAAAAACATTTTTTAGTTGTGGAAGTTCTTGAAAAAAATGCGGCTTGTAAGGAATTGGAAGAAATACTTGCAGAGTATAAAAAAACTATAATTTTACAAGATGATATATTAGGTGAACTGATTTATGATAAACAAATTAAAAGTTTTCAAGGAAGTATTATTTGGCAGGATAGAAAAATAAATATTACATTAGATGTAGATAAGGATAATAAGGGTGAAATAACAAAGGCTAAAAAAGCTCTGAAAACAATGGTGTCAGAACAGGCAAAATGGGATGCAGACCTGCGTAGTTTTGCTGCAAAAAAGCTTACTAAACTCGCCTGCGAATGGGCAGAATCTGATGATGAAACTTCTGAAATTACAGAAGAAAGTTTTGCAAAAAGAATTAGCCTCAATTCAATTTGTATGACATCAGGCGGATCATTTTCTGCTTATTTTGATGATGACGACCTTTTCTTCGGGCATTGTATAACAGTATGCGGAAGCTTAAAGAAAGGGATTATGTCGGCTGATATGGAAGGGTAA
- a CDS encoding SMI1/KNR4 family protein, producing the protein MQLIDQIKQIEKYICEHFEEWDLDDPVEEEYLDDYQEISGASEEEISAFEEKLGITLPEDFKELYRYKNGSKYLSIFPCVIDEIEMPFNLMSLQTVTNAKEHFQNRDALLTEFTDYFTNEDIENMKDSRIKPYLFNKKWIPFAEYCDSCFLMLDFDPDTAGKEGQIVCYIHDPDKVVYAAPSITELLDGIIEEIN; encoded by the coding sequence ATGCAACTAATTGATCAGATCAAACAGATAGAAAAGTATATATGTGAGCATTTTGAAGAATGGGATTTGGATGATCCTGTCGAAGAAGAATATCTGGACGACTATCAGGAAATTTCCGGAGCTTCAGAGGAAGAGATATCAGCCTTTGAGGAGAAGCTCGGTATAACTTTGCCGGAAGACTTCAAAGAACTTTACCGATATAAAAATGGAAGCAAATATTTAAGCATTTTTCCCTGCGTTATAGATGAAATAGAAATGCCGTTTAATCTGATGAGCTTACAGACTGTAACAAACGCAAAAGAACATTTTCAAAACCGAGACGCGCTCTTAACGGAATTTACGGATTATTTTACAAACGAAGATATTGAAAATATGAAGGACAGCAGGATTAAACCCTATCTCTTTAATAAAAAATGGATTCCCTTTGCAGAGTACTGTGACAGCTGCTTTTTGATGTTGGATTTTGATCCGGATACAGCGGGAAAAGAAGGTCAGATTGTCTGCTATATCCATGATCCTGATAAAGTGGTTTATGCAGCGCCGAGTATTACGGAATTGCTTGATGGGATAATTGAAGAGATTAATTGA
- a CDS encoding carboxylesterase family protein, producing MKILQTEIGKAYANVVGKTKEGTPVYSILSVPYARAERFEYAKILDKQDYSPDMIINRKETVCFPQRKYTLFFNIFMKHHMLRPEFQPLKDTQTENAFVVNIWAPENFTERKPVVVFLHGGGEGSGTVPIYTMEHIAEQGVVAVTITYRIGNFGYMPVFDKGEIKASLAYLDQQTALNWIYNTISSFGGDNTNITLMGHCGGAVAALYHYLNPVSNKLFHKLILCAGNVPILSEFDFAKNEYTKMLSKNHLKGLEELKKLSAKKLMKLKGGQNDIVDGIFFAEHPMKLLERGKFPCMPVLIGSNKDEFSMIELPMFYKALGITKKKKNLKDVLLKKYGEFAETLESEFKSEANGIVDLQIQIMELLIFHSSALFLMETLGKKCPVYGYRMNYIPHLYNGLRGSYHGAELAFFFGTIDKMNIPITNENRKAVISIQKDWIEFIRTGKMEDRTLFNETGKITEYDKDIRTIPFPHAHLIHHIQNSGIADKLRKEYIRNRR from the coding sequence ATGAAGATATTACAGACAGAGATTGGCAAAGCATATGCGAATGTAGTCGGAAAAACGAAAGAAGGTACGCCTGTGTATTCTATATTGAGTGTGCCTTATGCACGAGCAGAAAGATTTGAATATGCTAAAATTCTTGATAAACAAGACTATTCACCGGATATGATAATTAATCGTAAAGAAACAGTATGTTTTCCACAAAGGAAATATACTCTGTTTTTTAATATTTTTATGAAGCACCATATGTTACGACCGGAATTTCAACCGTTAAAAGATACTCAAACGGAAAATGCATTTGTAGTAAATATATGGGCACCCGAGAATTTTACGGAAAGAAAACCGGTAGTTGTATTTTTACATGGCGGAGGCGAAGGGTCGGGAACAGTTCCGATATACACAATGGAACATATTGCCGAACAAGGTGTTGTAGCAGTTACAATTACTTATCGAATAGGAAATTTCGGATATATGCCTGTTTTCGATAAGGGAGAAATAAAAGCTTCTCTTGCTTATCTTGATCAGCAAACAGCTTTAAATTGGATTTATAATACTATAAGTTCTTTCGGCGGGGATAATACAAATATTACGCTTATGGGGCATTGCGGCGGTGCAGTTGCAGCGCTGTATCATTATTTAAATCCTGTAAGTAATAAACTGTTTCATAAATTAATCCTATGTGCAGGGAATGTCCCGATATTGTCGGAATTTGATTTTGCAAAAAACGAATATACAAAAATGCTGTCAAAAAATCATCTTAAAGGACTTGAAGAACTAAAAAAACTGTCAGCCAAAAAATTGATGAAACTAAAAGGAGGACAGAATGATATTGTTGACGGTATATTCTTTGCAGAGCACCCAATGAAATTATTAGAGCGGGGAAAATTCCCTTGTATGCCCGTTTTAATAGGCTCTAACAAAGATGAATTTTCTATGATTGAATTACCTATGTTTTATAAGGCTCTCGGAATCACAAAGAAAAAGAAAAATTTAAAAGATGTTCTTTTAAAAAAATACGGTGAGTTTGCAGAAACGCTCGAATCCGAATTTAAATCGGAAGCAAATGGAATTGTAGATTTACAGATTCAAATAATGGAATTGCTGATCTTTCATTCAAGTGCGTTGTTTCTTATGGAAACGTTAGGCAAAAAATGCCCTGTATACGGCTATAGAATGAACTATATCCCTCATTTGTATAACGGACTGCGAGGTTCGTATCATGGGGCGGAGCTGGCATTTTTCTTTGGAACCATAGATAAAATGAATATACCCATTACCAATGAAAATAGAAAAGCAGTTATTTCAATTCAGAAGGACTGGATCGAATTTATAAGGACGGGAAAAATGGAAGACCGGACTCTTTTTAATGAAACAGGAAAAATTACGGAATATGATAAAGATATTAGAACTATACCGTTTCCGCATGCACATCTTATTCATCACATTCAAAATAGCGGCATTGCTGATAAGCTACGAAAAGAATATATCCGTAACCGTAGATAA
- a CDS encoding DUF4272 domain-containing protein: protein MYIKPEDRREKSNAKIKGMGIACMEELPLRESSKESKLKSLEEICDRAIACLLSIQLAEDIHNEQGYEESKELFLSLLEKYEVSDCLLEKEKRLFDGTYSEQDVIDVCWTYEAYWSLLWALGLVEDISYPNDICDVERAIKLVGDTDGKTAFKAQCKLRGIEEILDMLDLHYRYHWATEEKRLRPETEIKDLNPDVLMERRRGLEWLISEESDWFDISMDT, encoded by the coding sequence ATGTACATAAAACCTGAAGATCGGCGTGAAAAATCGAATGCAAAAATAAAGGGAATGGGCATTGCCTGTATGGAAGAACTACCTTTGCGGGAATCATCAAAAGAGTCGAAGCTTAAAAGCCTTGAAGAAATCTGCGACAGAGCCATCGCATGTCTTTTGTCGATTCAGTTGGCTGAAGATATTCATAATGAGCAAGGGTATGAAGAATCGAAGGAGCTTTTTTTAAGTTTGCTTGAAAAATATGAAGTATCGGACTGCCTTTTGGAAAAAGAAAAACGGCTTTTTGATGGAACATACAGCGAACAGGATGTCATCGATGTCTGTTGGACTTATGAAGCTTATTGGTCGCTTCTGTGGGCTTTGGGCCTGGTTGAAGATATTTCATATCCGAATGACATCTGTGATGTGGAGAGAGCGATAAAGCTGGTCGGCGACACCGATGGAAAAACTGCGTTTAAAGCACAATGTAAGTTACGCGGGATAGAGGAAATACTTGATATGCTTGATCTTCACTATCGTTACCACTGGGCAACGGAAGAAAAGCGGCTCCGCCCCGAAACGGAAATCAAAGACTTAAATCCCGATGTTTTAATGGAACGAAGGCGCGGACTTGAATGGCTTATTTCCGAAGAAAGCGATTGGTTCGATATTTCGATGGATACGTAG
- a CDS encoding DUF4241 domain-containing protein — MIPEKEWVEKYEKVKELLKSPVHYGNLFSQDEVQGKKLFILPMGTVHFPTGNILVRDPLVYLDKNEEPYLQKVPTGIFPLETLVAEIEEDHYRYVATRVRFSDEKAAVYREALIGNEDLDDVDEESFFGFNVDAGLATVVDVKARDAYCDFESRWVNENPDKNIYDDYFAKEFEKSYSANPRFQRDGGDWINYPLEGTDLTVPMIQSGFGDGKYPVYFGYDKNDAICELVIEYIFVR, encoded by the coding sequence ATGATACCGGAAAAAGAATGGGTTGAAAAATATGAAAAAGTGAAGGAGCTGCTTAAGTCTCCTGTGCATTACGGTAACTTGTTTTCTCAAGATGAAGTACAGGGGAAAAAGTTATTTATATTGCCGATGGGAACCGTGCATTTTCCTACGGGAAATATTCTGGTGCGTGATCCGCTTGTCTACCTTGACAAAAACGAGGAGCCGTATCTGCAAAAAGTACCTACAGGAATTTTTCCATTAGAAACTTTAGTTGCCGAAATAGAAGAAGACCATTACCGGTATGTTGCAACACGGGTAAGGTTCTCCGATGAAAAGGCTGCCGTGTATCGTGAAGCCTTGATTGGTAATGAAGATTTGGATGACGTCGATGAAGAAAGTTTTTTCGGGTTTAATGTCGATGCAGGACTTGCAACGGTTGTCGATGTAAAAGCACGGGATGCCTATTGCGATTTTGAAAGCCGTTGGGTAAATGAAAACCCCGACAAAAATATATACGACGATTATTTTGCAAAAGAATTTGAAAAGAGTTATTCCGCAAATCCACGCTTTCAACGCGACGGCGGGGACTGGATTAACTATCCTTTAGAAGGAACGGACTTGACCGTTCCCATGATACAAAGCGGTTTCGGTGACGGAAAATATCCGGTATATTTCGGCTACGATAAAAACGATGCCATCTGTGAGCTTGTCATCGAATATATTTTCGTCAGATAA